One Nicotiana sylvestris chromosome 12, ASM39365v2, whole genome shotgun sequence genomic window carries:
- the LOC104212104 gene encoding ABSCISIC ACID-INSENSITIVE 5-like protein 2 yields the protein MGSQGGGGGGNSMGATQAQDPKPNALARQGSLYSLTLDEVQNQLGDLGKPLSSMNLDELLKTVWTVEASQGMGGTDYGVLQHSQVASGSSLHRQSSITLTGDLCKKTVDQVWQDIQQGQKRDNSDRKIQERQRTLGEMTLEDFLVKAGVVAEPTPGKRSSSGSGLGGDSMALPQQQAQWSHYAMPQIPPQQPQQQNMLPVFMPGHSVQQPLAVVANPIMDAAYPESQMTMSPTALLGTLSDTQTLGRKRVAPEDVVEKTVERRQKRMIKNRESAARSRARKQAYTHELENKVSRLEEENERLKRQKEIEKVLPSVPPPEPKYQLRRTSSAPF from the exons ATGGGATCTcagggtggtggtggtggtggtaatAGTATGGGTGCAACTCAAGCACAAGACCCGAAGCCCAATGCTTTGGCTAGGCAAGGATCATTATATAGCCTCACACTTGATGAGGTTCAGAATCAATTGGGGGATTTGGGGAAACCACTAAGCAGTATGAATCTTGATGAGCTTCTTAAGACTGTATGGACTGTTGAAGCTAGTCAAGGAATGGGGGGAACAGATTACGGGGTGTTGCAGCATAGCCAGGTTGCTTCGGGGAGTTCTCTGCATCGACAGTCGAGCATTACACTAACCGGTGATCTGTGTAAGAAGACTGTTGATCAGGTTTGGCAGGATATTCAGCAGGGGCAGAAAAGGGATAATAGTGATAGGAAAATTCAGGAGAGGCAGCGTACTCTTGGTGAGATGACACTCGAGGATTTTTTGGTTAAGGCTGGAGTGGTTGCTGAGCCGACTCCGGGCAAGAGAAGTAGTTCAGGCTCTGGTTTAGGGGGTGATTCAATGGCATTGCCACAACAGCAAGCTCAGTGGTCACATTATGCAATGCCTCAGATACCACCGCAGCAACCACAACAGCAGAATATGCTACCTGTTTTTATGCCTGGACATTCGGTTCAACAGCCATTGGCTGTTGTTGCAAATCCAATAATGGATGCAGCTTATCCTGAATCTCAGATGACAATGTCCCCAACTGCTCTGTTGGGCACATTATCGGACACACAAACACTTGGAAGAAAGAGAGTTGCACCAGAAGATGTGGTTGAGAAGACTGTTGAAAGGAGGCAAAAGAGGATGATTAAGAATAGGGAATCTGCAGCTAGGTCACGAGCAAGGAAGCAG GCTTACACCCATGAACTGGAGAACAAGGTTTCACGCCTCGAAGAGGAGAATGAAAGGCTCAAGAGACAGAAG GAGATAGAGAAGGTGTTACCAAGTGTTCCACCTCCAGAGCCTAAGTATCAGCTGCGTAGAACAAGCTCCGCCCCTTTCTAA